The following proteins are encoded in a genomic region of Raphanus sativus cultivar WK10039 unplaced genomic scaffold, ASM80110v3 Scaffold1698, whole genome shotgun sequence:
- the LOC130504608 gene encoding tetraspanin-20-like, protein MRHNCCHLSFASVLKILNFLQAFIGISIIIYSIWMLDQYNRHVPVDPPPPSQPPSASYPFSSSGIAINSLSDSLNKPIGLLLRDSGFHLRSLDLPAPWFIYSFMAIGILVCIVTVIGFIAAEAINGCCLCFYSILKTLVIILEAALVGFIAIDRHWEKDLPYDPTGELTSLRAFIEANIDICKWVGVGVVAIQLLSLLLAMVLRAMVSPRQSELDDEDDYENPINRARENLLAPQTNQTSSGSSNIDNWRSRIREKYGLNNGQSQNPSV, encoded by the exons atgagacaCAACTGCTGCCATCTCTCCTTCGCTTCCGTCCTGAAGATCCTCAATTTCCTCCAAGCCTTCATCGGTATCTCCATCATAATCTACTCTATATGGATGCTCGATCAATACAATCGTCACGTCCCCGTCgaccctcctcctccttctcagCCTCCCTCGGCTTCTTATCCCTTCTCTAGCTCAGGAATCGCTATCAACAGTCTCTCTGACTCCCTGAACAAACCCATCGGTCTCCTTCTCCGAGATTCGGGTTTCCACCTCCGTTCCCTAGATCTTCCTGCTCCCTG GTTCATATACTCTTTCATGGCGATTGGGATCTTGGTCTGTATTGTCACTGTCATCGGTTTCATTGCAGCTGAAGCTATCAATGGCTGCTGCTTGTGTTTC TATTCAATCCTCAAAACTCTTGTCATCATACTTGAAGCAGCTCTCGTTGGATTCATTGCCATTGACCGTCACTGGGAGAAG GATCTTCCTTATGATCCAACTGGAGAACTCACTAGCCTTCGAGCTTTCATTGAAGCAAACATCGATATTTGCAAATGGGTTGGGGTTGGCGTGGTAGCTATCCAG CTACTGTCTTTGCTACTGGCTATGGTTCTAAGAGCTATGGTTTCTCCTAGGCAATCAGAGCTTGATGACGAAGATGATTATGAGAATCCGATTAACAGAGCGCGTGAGAATCTTCTTGCTCCACAGACTAACCAGACATCTTCTGGATCAAGCAATATTGACAACTGGAGGTCCAGAATCAGAgagaag TACGGATTGAACAACGGTCAGAGCCAGAATCCCTCAGTCTAA